The following coding sequences are from one Neurospora crassa OR74A linkage group I, whole genome shotgun sequence window:
- the al-1 gene encoding phytoene desaturase, with the protein MAETQRPRSAIIVGAGAGGIAVAARLAKAGVDVTVLEKNDFTGGRCSLIHTKAGYRFDQGPSLLLLPGLFRETFEDLGTTLEQEDVELLQCFPNYNIWFSDGKRFSPTTDNATMKVEIEKWEGPDGFRRYLSWLAEGHQHYETSLRHVLHRNFKSILELADPRLVVTLLMALHPFESIWHRAGRYFKTDRMQRVFTFATMYMGMSPFDAPATYSLLQYSELAEGIWYPRGGFHKVLDALVKIGERMGVKYRLNTGVSQVLTDGGKNGKKPKATGVQLENGEVLNADLVVVNADLVYTYNNLLPKEIGGIKKYANKLNNRKASCSSISFYWSLSGMAKELETHNIFLAEEYKESFDAIFERQALPDDPSFYIHVPSRVDPSAAPPDRDAVIALVPVGHLLQNGQPELDWPTLVSKARAGVLATIQARTGLSLSPLITEEIVNTPYTWETKFNLSKGAILGLAHDFFNVLAFRPRTKAQGMDNAYFVGASTHPGTGVPIVLAGAKITAEQILEETFPKNTKVPWTTNEERNSERMRKEMDEKITEEGIIMRSNSSKPGRRGSDAFEGAMEVVNLLSQRAFPLLVALMGVLYFLLFVR; encoded by the exons ATGGCTGAGACTCAGAGACCACGAAGCGCCATTATCGTTG GCGCAGGAGCAGGCGGTATCGCCGTCGCGGCCCGTCTGGCCAAAGCCGGAGTAGACGTCACAGTTCTCGAAAAGAACGACTTCACAGGAGGCCGCTGCAGTCTCATCCACACAAAAGCTGGCTACCGCTTCGACCAAGGTCCctcactcctcctcctaccgGGTCTCTTCCGCGAGACCTTTGAAGATTTAGGCACCACTCTCGAGCAGGAAGATGTCGAGCTCCTCCAATGTTTCCCCAACTACAACATCTGGTTCTCCGACGGCAAGCGCTTCTCGCCCACCACCGACAACGCCACCATGAAGGTCGAGATCGAAAAGTGGGAAGGCCCCGACGGCTTCCGCCGCTACCTCTCGTGGCTCGCCGAGGGCCACCAACACTACGAGACCAGCTTGCGACACGTTCTGCACCGCAACTTCAAGTCCATCCTCGAGCTGGCGGACCCCCGCCTTGTCGTCACGTTGCTCATGGCTCTTCACCCCTTCGAGAGCATCTGGCACCGCGCCGGGCGTTACTTCAAGACGGATCGCATGCAGCGCGTCTTTACTTTTGCGACCATGTACATGGGCATGAGCCCGTTCGATGCGCCGGCGACGTACAGTCTGCTTCAATACTCGGAGTTGGCCGAGGGTATCTGGTATCCCCGCGGAGGCTTCCACAAGGTGTTGGACGCTTTGGTCAAAATTGGAGAGAGGATGGGCGTCAAGTACAGACTCAACACGGGCGTGTCCCAGGTTCTCACGGACGGAGGCAAGAACGGAAAGAAGCCAAAGGCTACGGGTGTCCAGCTTGAGAACGGCGAGGTGCTGAACGCCGATCTGGTGGTGGTTAACGCCGACTTGGTATATACGTACAACAACCTCCTGCCGAAGGAGATCGGGGGCATCAAGAAGTATGCGAACAAACTCAACAACCGCAAGGCGTCGTGCAGTTCTATTTCTTTTTACTGGAGTTTGTCGGGTATGGCCAAAGAGTTGGAGACGCACAATATCTTTTTGGCGGAGGAGTACAAGGAGTCCTTTGACGCTATCTTTGAGAGGCAGGCCCTGCCTGATGATCCCAGCTTC TACATCCACGTCCCCTCCCGCGTTGACCCCTCGGCCGCCCCTCCCGACCGCGACGCCGTCATCGCCCTCGTCCCCGTTGGCCACCTTCTCCAAAACGGCCAACCAGAGCTCGACTGGCCTACTCTCGTCTCCAAAGCCCGTGCCGGCGTTCTGGCCACCATCCAAGCCCGTACCGGCCTGTCCCTGTCCCCCCTTATCACCGAAGAAATCGTCAACACCCCTTACACCTGGGAGACCAAGTTCAACCTCAGCAAGGGCGCCATCCTCGGTTTGGCCCACGACTTCTTCAACGTGCTGGCCTTCCGCCCGCGCACCAAAGCCCAAGGCATGGATAACGCCTACTTTGTCGGCGCTAGCACCCATCCGGGAACCGGCGTGCCGATTGTCCTTGCAGGTGCCAAGATCACTGCCGAGCAGATTCTTGAGGAGACGTTTCCTAAGAACACAAAGGTGCCGTGGACGACGAACGAGGAGAGGAACAGTGAGCggatgaggaaggagatggatgAGAAGATTACGGAGGAGGGGATTATTATGAGGAGTAACAGCAGTAAGCCGGGCAGGAGGGGGAGTGATGCTTTTGAGGGCGCCATGGAGGTGGTTAATCTCTTGTCGCAGAGGGCGTTCCCTTTGTTGGTGGCGTTGATGGGGGTGCTGTATTTCTTGCTATTTGTGAGGTAG
- the hom-1 gene encoding aspartate-semialdehyde dehydrogenase has translation MSQFPTRNVGVLGCTGSVGQRFILLLQNHPVLKLVAVGASSRSAGKKYRDAVRWKQSTPISAEFGDLVVRDCKASEFADCDIVFSGLDSDVAGDVEKEFQHANIAVFSNAKNYRRDPLVPLVVPTVNLNHLDLIPHQRKTLGLEKGFLVCNSNCAVIGLVAPFAALQARFGKIDTVSVVTMQAVSGAGYPGVSSMDIIDNVVPFISGEEDKLETEAQKILGSLNADATAFEDQKQLRVSAACNRVPVLDGHTACVSLRFAQRPPPSAEEVKEAMRSYVSDAQKLGCPSAPEPPIKVFDEADRPQPRLDRDLCKGYTVSVGRVREDESGIFDIKFVALSHNTVIGAAGSSILNAEAAIFKGLI, from the exons ATGTCTCAATTTCCTACCAGAAACGTTG GTGTCTTGGGCTGCACTGGCTCCGTCGGTCAGCGCTTCATCCTGTTGCTCCAGAATCATCCTGTTCTGAAGCTCGTCGCCGTCGGCGCCTCCTCCCGCTCCGCTGGCAAGAAGTACCGCGATGCCGTCCGCTGGAAGCAATCCACCCCCATCTCTGCCGAGTTCGGTGACCTAGTCGTCCGCGACTGCAAGGCCAGCGAATTCGCCGACTGCGACATCGTCTTCAGCGGTCTCGACAGCGATGTTGCCGGCGACGTCGAGAAGGAGTTCCAACACGCCAACATTGCCGTCTTCTCCAATGCAAAGAACTACAGACGCGACCCCCTCGTGCCCCTCGTCGTCCCGACCGTCAACCTCAACCATCTCGACCTGATCCCCCACCAGCGCAAGACCCTCGGCCTCGAGAAGGGCTTCCTGGTATGCAACAGCAACTGCGCCGTCATTGGCCTCGTCGCCCCCTTTGCCGCCCTCCAGGCGCGCTTTGGCAAGATCGATACCGTATCCGTCGTCACCATGCAGGCTGTCTCGGGCGCTGGATACCCCGGCGTCAGCAGTATGGACATCATTGACAATGTCGTGCCCTTCATTTcgggcgaggaggacaagcTGGAAACCGAGGCCCAGAAGATCCTGGGTTCTCTCAACGCCGACGCCACTGCCTTTGAGGACCAGAAGCAGCTCCGGGTGTCGGCAGCCTGCAACCGTGTTCCTGTCTTGGACGGCCACACCGCCTGCGTGTCGCTGCGCTTCGCCCAGCGCCCGCCCCCGTCCGccgaggaggtcaaggaggccATGCGCAGCTATGTTTCTGATGCTCAGAAGCTGGGATGCCCCTCGGCCCCCGAGCCCCCCATCAAGGTCTTTGACGAGGCAGACAGGCCCCAGCCCCGTCTTGACCGTGATCTCTGCAAGGGATACACTGTCAGCGTTGGCCGCGTTAGAGAGGACGAGAGTGGTATCTTCGATATCAAGTTTGTTGCCCTGAGCCACAACA CTGTTATTGGAGCTGCTGGTTCCTCCATCCTTAACGCTGAGGCTGCCATATTTAAGGGCCTCATCTAA
- a CDS encoding bacilysin biosynthesis oxidoreductase bacC, whose amino-acid sequence MENSMVTDDLSWSIVNTIKQSPPVDVKAPYDTKSLAGKTILITGGASGFGAAFARKWAEHGSHIIIGDVNDSAGEDLIAELRSLPGSSKHHYYQHCDVTKWEDQVSLFKMAARASPTRGIDAVVASAGISEHGDVASGAPGVFDNPSDLDSDSLPPPPPPLNVLNVNLTGVMYTTHLALFWLPRNGGVSRLDLQDDTTAADDGRPIRDRHLLLVSSIAGLAPLPGQTEYTASKHGVLGLFRSLRATSWTKGIRCNVLCPYFVDTPIVPWRALALLAGGPKADIEDVVDAATRLMVDEEVVGRGLLIGGRQRVVGGKLVVVDDAEYAEGEGGDGNGNKGIRNSPSAVWEVHAHDYEMVEVFVYRFVKVLNMVRTVRGWVETLKDLWAIYLSRGRGGGRAAKAKAKNAVL is encoded by the coding sequence ATGGAAAACTCAATGGTAACAGACGACCTCTCTTGGTCAATCGTTAACACTATCAAGCAATCGCCACCCGTCGATGTCAAAGCTCCTTACGACACCAAGTCCCTCGCCGGCAAAACCATCTTGATCACCGGCGGGGCATCCGGTTTCGGTGCCGCTTTCGCCCGCAAATGGGCCGAACACGGTTCCCATATCATCATCGGCGACGTGAATGACTCGGCCGGCGAGGACCTCATCGCCGAGCTCCGCTCCCTCCCCGGGTCCTCCAAGCACCACTACTACCAGCACTGCGACGTGACCAAATGGGAAGACCAAGTCTCCCTCTTCAAAATGGCCGCCCGCGCTAGTCCCACCCGCGGGATCGACGCCGTCGTAGCCAGTGCCGGCATCAGCGAGCATGGGGACGTAGCTTCCGGCGCCCCGGGCGTCTTCGACAACCCCTCCGATTTGGACTCCgattccctccctcccccgccACCGCCCTTGAACGTCCTTAACGTCAACCTGACAGGCGTCATGTACACTACCCACCTCGCTCTCTTCTGGCTTCCCCGCAACGGCGGCGTCTCCCGCCTCGATCTCCAAGATGACACCActgctgctgatgatggCCGACCAATTCGTGACCgccacctccttcttgtgTCCTCCATCGCCGGCCTTGCACCCCTCCCTGGCCAAACGGAGTACACTGCCTCCAAACACGGGGTGCTCGGTCTCTTCCGCTCGCTAAGGGCGACCTCCTGGACGAAGGGGATCCGATGCAACGTGCTTTGTCCGTACTTTGTCGATACCCCCATCGTTCCCTGGCGCGCCCTGGCGCTGTTGGCGGGCGGGCCGAAGGCGGACATTGAGGATGTGGTGGATGCGGCGACGAGGTTGATGGTTgacgaggaggtggtggggaggGGGTTGCTTATTGGGGGGAGGCAGCGGGTCGTGGGGGGGaagttggtggttgttgatgatgctgaaTATGCTGAGggcgaaggaggagatgggaatgggaataaGGGGATTAGGAATTCGCCTAGTGCTGTGTGGGAGGTGCACGCGCATGATTATGAGATGGTGGAGGTTTTCGTTTATAGGTTTGTCAAAGTTTTGAACATGGTGAGGACGGTCAGGGGGTGGGTTGAAACGCTAAAAGATTTGTGGGCAATTTATTTGAGTCGGGGGagaggtggaggaagggCGGCGAAGGCGAAGGCAAAGAATGCAGTGCTGTAG
- a CDS encoding RNA binding protein — translation MNGDHRQNVNAPGATSSVTVNANSFASLASNRASPFSSTATTNTMAAPSYLPRPSAAQAAQAFNIRQGMTSPVGYYTPGKPFDREAAKSVGTPFATTPSPTYSVARIRKLPANFTEDQLRLMMALSKDLVKAELLPADMSDDAGFRTAILTFKTLEGAQETRQLLNGKTNMTNDAEMIVEIIQSDSAASSARFSIDTSVSAVTSAVTSPTALTAPSSRQVSRFNGTFQSLDRMSPPLNTAYGSTELGSPEATAHYQNLFSAQSPIGNYLTDGSRATGKTLINNDSADDDETGEILKEIGGFAEGGPQQRRSTSSQLPITRMANLSLNTSVPTTMPQSMSHYSQSNMGAMGAHSATMSPTNMMGGPVPMMPHAQPYRQHPPANPADMNPPCNTLYVGNLPIDTSEEELKAVFSKVRGYKRLCYRTKHNGPMCFVEFEDVSFATKALNELYGHTLSNSRKGGMRLSFSKNPLGVRTGQAPGQNGPGPMNGMNGFPHGTSTGFTTANGPPPGLSAPPGLGMNRSLYSGSPNMLNNGHNPYTPPPFPTTQSPWASSFNGSSQLNGNSQAQFPAYMMGR, via the coding sequence ATGAACGGGGATCATCGTCAGAACGTGAACGCTCCGGGCGCAACCTCCTCCGTCACTGTTAACGCCAACTCTTTCGCTTCCCTGGCCTCCAACCGCGCGAGCCCTTTCTCGTCCACTGCGACAACCAACACAATGGCCGCTCCATCCTACCTACCACGGCCTTCCGCCGCTCAGGCTGCCCAGGCCTTCAACATTAGACAAGGCATGACCTCTCCGGTCGGCTACTACACACCTGGCAAGCCCTTCGATCGCGAAGCTGCCAAGTCTGTCGGAACCCCGTTTGCCACGACGCCCTCCCCAACCTATTCTGTCGCCCGCATTCGCAAGTTGCCCGCCAATTTCACCGAAGACCAGCTGCGCCTCATGATGGCCCTCTCCAAGGATCTCGTCAAAGCTGAACTACTGCCCGCCGATATGTCGGACGATGCTGGTTTCCGTACCGCAATTCTCACATTCAAAACCTTGGAGGGTGCGCAAGAGACAAGGCAACTCCTGAATGGCAAGACAAACATGACCAACGACGCCGAAATGATTGTTGAGATCATTCAGTCCGATTCCGCTGCCTCGAGCGCCAGATTTTCGATTGACACATCCGTCTCCGCTGTGACATCGGCAGTCACTTCGCCCACAGCGCTGACGGCGCCCTCCTCGAGACAAGTGTCGCGCTTCAATGGCACATTCCAATCTCTTGACCGAATGTCGCCGCCCCTTAATACTGCGTACGGATCCACCGAGTTGGGCAGCCCCGAAGCCACTGCGCACTACCAGAACCTGTTCTCGGCTCAATCGCCTATTGGAAACTATCTTACAGATGGTAGTCGCGCGACTGGCAAGACCTTGATCAACAACGATTCCGCAGATGATGACGAAACGGGCGAAATTCTCAAGGAGATTGGCGGCTTTGCTGAAGGCGGCCCTCAGCAACGTCGCTCCACCTCATCTCAGCTTCCCATCACGCGTATGGCAAATTTGTCGCTAAACACATCGGTTCCCACGACTATGCCGCAATCAATGTCGCACTATTCCCAGTCAAACATGGGGGCTATGGGAGCGCACTCTGCTACCATGTCGCCTACCAACATGATGGGCGGGCCCGTCCCAATGATGCCCCATGCTCAGCCGTATCGGCAACACCCACCTGCGAACCCTGCAGACATGAACCCTCCTTGCAATACTCTCTATGTTGGCAACCTGCCCATCGACACCTCCGAGGAAGAGCTCAAGGCCGTTTTTTCCAAGGTGCGGGGATACAAGCGCCTTTGTTACAGGACTAAGCACAATGGACCCATGTGCTTTGTTGAGTTCGAGGATGTCTCTTTTGCCACTAAGGCCCTAAACGAGCTCTATGGTCATACActcagcaacagcaggaAGGGCGGCATGCGACTGAGTTTCTCAAAGAATCCCTTGGGAGTCCGCACGGGTCAGGCGCCTGGCCAGAATGGCCCTGGGCCGATGAACGGCATGAATGGTTTCCCCCACGGTACCAGCACTGGCTTCACAACCGCAAATGGACCTCCTCCGGGCTTGTCTGCCCCTCCTGGTTTGGGCATGAACAGGTCGCTGTACTCGGGGTCACCTAACATGCTGAACAACGGACACAATCCGTATACCCCGCCCCCGTTCCCCACAACTCAGAGCCCTTGGGCTTCGAGCTTCAACGGATCTTCGCAGCTGAACGGCAACTCTCAGGCGCAATTTCCGGCTTACATGATGGGAAGATGA
- a CDS encoding rho GTPase activator has protein sequence MSLGDASAPATSPTPDSGSPVIAAAPAPPTAPTPNDETKSHVQDVLSSEIGIATMLNRLKQSIASAKEFATFLKKRSVLEDEHANGLRKLCKASHESSSRSEHRGGTFAKAYEDMMTIHERMAENGTQFAMSLHQMHEDLLELAGIAEKSRKGWKQSGLTAEQRVADLEAAMRKSKAKYDALAEEYDRARTGDTTGQQKGKMFGFKGPKSAAQHEEDLLRKAQAADQDYQAKVNTVQTERGELINKIRPDTIKALQEIVRECDAGVVLQMQKFASFNEKLLLSNGLSVSPLKHGPDARSLRECVQAINNDKDLDEYLLSQYPRLPPRTGEPKYEKNALLDPANRTTTTPYVPPGGSQQAPSHSREQGSMNSRTGPLNDTPTAPLGHHYGQSSSSIPIISASQQSESQPSHERSFSHGNILNQISTPFNPQYGDSRSAATQQAQAASSRYNGAIGSISSSGPPQLGALPFQYSQPQSPPSTTQQPPQQPSQPPPPQPSQQPPSNQPPQQPPAPLASPTQQAYPSGPVQARQSTPPMAQPTRPVFGVSLSKLYERDGLAVPMVVYQCIQAVDLFGLGLEGIYRLSGSVPHVNKLKTLFDTDSGSSNLDFRNPENFFHDVNSVAGLLKQFFRDLPDPLLTKEHYASFIEAAKNEDEVIRRDSLHAIINSLPDPNYATLRALTLHLHRVINNSSVNRMSSQNLAIVFGPTLMGTAGPGANIADAGWQVRVVDTILQNTYQIFDDDD, from the exons ATGTCTCTAGGAGATGCGTCTGCGCCAGCAACTTCACCGACACCAGACAGTGGCAGCCCGGTGATAGCAGCAGCGCCTGCGCCGCCTACAGCACCAACACCTAACGACGAGACCAAGTCGCATGTTCAAGATGTGCTTTCTTCAGAG ATTGGCATCGCGACGATGCTCAACCGGTTGAAACAGAGCATTGCGTCTGCAAAG GAATTCGCGACCTTTCTGAAAAAGCGCTCGGTACTCGAGGACGAACATGCGAACGGCCTCAGAAAACTCTGCAAAGCATCCCACGAGAGCTCATCCCGCTCGGAACACAGGGGCGGAACATTTGCCAAAGCCTATGAAGACATGATGACGATCCACGAGCGCATGGCCGAAAACGGGACCCAGTTCGCCATGTCCCTCCACCAGATGCACGAGGACCTATTGGAGCTTGCAGGGATTGCCGAGAAGTCCAGGAAAGGGTGGAAGCAAAGCGGACTGACAGCCGAGCAACGAGTGGCCGACCTCGAGGCCGCTATGCGCAAGTCCAAGGCCAAGTACGATGCCTTAGCCGAGGAATACGACCGAGCCCGCACCGGCGACACCACTGGTCAGCAAAAAGGCAAAATGTTCGGCTTCAAGGGTCCCAAGTCAGCTGCTCAGCATGAAGAAGACCTATTACGCAAGGCCCAGGCCGCGGATCAGGATTACCAGGCCAAGGTCAACACGGTGCAGACAGAACGTGGGGAGCTGATCAACAAGATACGGCCGGATACCATCAAAGCTCTTCAGGAGATTGTCAGAGAATGTGACGCAGGCGTTGTCTTGCAAATGCAAAAGTTCG CGTCTTTTAACGAGAAGCTCCTGCTCAGTAACGGCTTGAGTGTTAGCCCTCTGAAACATGGTCCAGACGCACGCAGTTTGCGCGAGTGTGTACAGGCGATCAACAATGACAAAGACCTGGATGAGTATCTCCTCAGCCAGTATCCGCGACTTCCTCCGAGGACAGGGGAGCCCAAATATGAAAAGAACGCT CTCCTGGATCCGGCAAATCGCACTACTACAACTCCATATGTACCACCGGGTGGCAGTCAACAGGCACCCTCGCATTCCCGAGAACAGGGGTCAATGAATTCCAGAACGGGGCCTTTGAACGATACTCCCACTGCGCCTCTGGGTCATCACTATGGCCAAAGCTCTTCCTCGATCCCGATTATCTCAGCTAGCCAACAGTCCGAATCACAGCCTTCGCACGAACGTAGCTTCAGCCATGGGAACATCCTTAATCAGATTAGCACCCCTTTCAACCCTCAATATGGCGATTCTCGGAGTGCTGCAACCCAACAGGCCCAGGCCGCAAGCTCCAGGTATAATGGCGCCATTGGATCGATCTCGTCCTCGGGTCCTCCGCAACTGGGAGCGCTGCCATTCCAATACTCCCAACCtcaatcaccaccatctaCAACCCAACAACCACCGCAACAACCATCtcagccgccaccaccacaaccatccCAACAGCCGCCATCTaatcaacctcctcaacaacccccGGCGCCGCTAGCAAGTCCAACCCAACAGGCATATCCTTCCGGTCCTGTGCAGGCAAGACAGTCGACGCCGCCAATGGCTCAGCCTACGCGGCCAGTCTTTGGCGTGTCGTTGTCCAAGTTATACGAGCGAGATGGGCTGGCTGTTCCAATGGTTGTTTACCAATGTATCCAGGCTGTGGATCTCTTCGGCCTTGGCCTCGAAGGCATCTACCGACTATCTGGCTCCGTACCTCATGTGAACAAGCTCAAGACACTCTTTGACACGG ATTCTGGCTCCAGCAATCTTGACTTCCGTAACCCCGAGAACTTCTTCCACGATGTCAACAGTGTAGCTGGCCTGTTGAAGCAATTCTTCCGCGATCTTCCCGACCCGTTGTTGACTAAGGAGCACTACGCGTCGTTTATCGAGGCAGCCA AAAACGAAGATGAAGTCATCCGCCGTGATTCCCTCcacgccatcatcaacagccTTCCTGATCCCAATTACGCCACCCTCCGCGCCTTGACTCTGCACCTGCACCGCGTCATCAACAACTCGAGCGTCAACCGGATGAGCTCGCAGAACCTGGCCATCGTCTTTGGGCCGACGCTGATGGGTACCGCGGGTCCCGGCGCCAACATTGCGGATGCCGGGTGGCAGGTTCGCGTGGTGGATACCATTTTGCAGAATACCTATCAGATcttcgatgatgatgactga